From one Nonomuraea polychroma genomic stretch:
- a CDS encoding endonuclease/exonuclease/phosphatase family protein — MLRRVVVVVSLVVAAALAGHRLIPALGGFTPVLESLLPWIGLSVPLLIVGAALARSTVAAAAALVPGLVWTVMFGSTLFRTPPGGPSDLAVGTVNVGVRNNASGEAVRAIAKDLDLLAAQELTSGGPAAKQLNKMFKYHYPVSTVGLWSRYPISETKPLDVGLGWPRALRAVVVTPKGKVTVYVMHLASARPGYTASRDASLAHARKLVDADPSKRILLLGDLNTATTDRGMRGLTPPLSDAQTVAGEGFGFTWPSEFPITRPDHILFKGMKATEAGVAPATGSDHRAAIASFRL, encoded by the coding sequence GTGCTGAGACGGGTTGTAGTGGTGGTGTCGCTCGTCGTGGCCGCGGCCCTGGCGGGGCATCGGCTGATCCCCGCGCTCGGCGGGTTCACGCCGGTGCTGGAGAGCCTGCTGCCCTGGATCGGACTGTCCGTGCCGTTGCTGATCGTGGGCGCCGCGCTGGCACGTTCCACGGTGGCCGCCGCGGCGGCGCTGGTGCCGGGCCTGGTGTGGACGGTGATGTTCGGCTCCACGTTGTTCCGCACGCCGCCGGGCGGCCCCAGCGACCTGGCCGTGGGCACGGTCAATGTGGGGGTGCGCAACAACGCCTCCGGCGAGGCCGTTCGCGCGATAGCCAAGGACCTCGACCTGCTGGCCGCCCAGGAGCTGACCAGCGGCGGGCCCGCGGCCAAGCAGCTCAACAAGATGTTCAAGTACCACTACCCGGTCAGCACGGTGGGACTGTGGAGCCGCTACCCGATCAGCGAGACCAAGCCGCTGGATGTCGGCCTGGGCTGGCCGCGCGCCCTGCGCGCGGTGGTCGTCACGCCGAAGGGCAAGGTCACCGTCTACGTCATGCACCTGGCCTCGGCCCGGCCCGGCTACACCGCCTCGCGCGACGCCTCGCTGGCGCACGCGCGCAAGCTCGTCGACGCCGACCCCAGCAAGCGGATCCTGCTGCTCGGCGACCTCAACACCGCCACCACCGACCGGGGCATGCGCGGGCTGACCCCGCCGCTGAGCGACGCGCAGACCGTGGCGGGCGAGGGGTTCGGGTTCACGTGGCCGTCGGAGTTCCCGATCACGCGGCCGGATCACATCCTGTTCAAGGGGATGAAGGCGACCGAGGCGGGCGTGGCCCCGGCGACCGGCAGCGATCATCGCGCGGCCATCGCCTCATTCCGCCTGTAG
- a CDS encoding LLM class F420-dependent oxidoreductase translates to MRIGMALNYSGGFKESVAELADYEQAGLDIVFVAEAYSFDAVSQMGYIAAKTERLEIASGILPIYSRTPTLLAMTAAGMDYVSDGRFTLGLGASGPQVIEGFHGVPYTAPLGRTREVIEICRKVWRRERLQHEGKNYTVPLPPDQGTGLGKALKIINHPVRPRIPIVIAAIGPKNVELAAELAEGWEPIFYVPEKAGAVWGPSLAAGKAKRDPELGELDVIAQAPLAIGDDVAGLLEFGRPMAALYIGGMGAKGKNFYNDLARRYGYEKEAELIQDLYLQGKKEEAAAHVPAELLEKMSLIGDEAFVRDRVQALKESGVTTLNVTPLGRTHEDRVRLIETIKEIAG, encoded by the coding sequence ATGCGGATCGGTATGGCACTCAACTACTCGGGCGGCTTCAAGGAGTCGGTGGCCGAACTGGCCGACTACGAGCAGGCCGGACTGGACATCGTGTTCGTGGCCGAGGCCTACAGCTTCGACGCCGTCAGCCAGATGGGCTACATCGCGGCGAAGACCGAGCGGCTGGAGATCGCTTCAGGCATCCTGCCGATCTACTCGCGGACGCCGACGCTGCTGGCCATGACGGCCGCGGGCATGGACTACGTCTCCGACGGCCGGTTCACGCTCGGGCTCGGAGCGTCGGGGCCGCAGGTGATCGAGGGCTTCCACGGGGTGCCGTACACCGCGCCGCTCGGGCGTACCAGAGAGGTCATCGAGATCTGCCGCAAGGTGTGGCGGCGCGAGCGCCTGCAGCACGAAGGCAAGAACTACACGGTGCCGCTCCCGCCGGACCAGGGGACGGGCCTCGGCAAGGCCCTGAAGATCATCAACCATCCGGTACGTCCCCGCATCCCCATCGTGATCGCCGCCATCGGGCCCAAGAACGTCGAGCTGGCCGCCGAGCTGGCCGAGGGCTGGGAGCCGATCTTCTACGTACCCGAGAAGGCCGGCGCGGTGTGGGGCCCGTCGCTGGCCGCGGGCAAGGCCAAGCGGGACCCTGAGCTGGGCGAGCTGGACGTGATCGCGCAGGCGCCGCTGGCGATCGGCGACGACGTGGCGGGGTTGCTGGAGTTCGGGCGGCCGATGGCGGCTCTTTACATCGGCGGCATGGGCGCCAAGGGCAAGAACTTCTACAACGACCTCGCCCGGCGCTACGGCTATGAGAAGGAGGCCGAGCTGATCCAGGACCTCTATCTGCAAGGCAAGAAGGAGGAGGCCGCCGCGCACGTGCCCGCCGAGCTGCTGGAGAAGATGTCGCTGATCGGCGACGAGGCCTTCGTCCGCGACCGGGTGCAGGCGCTGAAGGAGTCGGGAGTGACCACGCTCAACGTGACGCCGCTCGGCAGAACGCACGAGGACCGGGTGCGGCTGATCGAGACCATCAAGGAGATCGCCGGGTAG
- a CDS encoding serine/threonine-protein kinase — protein sequence MSDATERAPSLVADRYRLDELIGSGPIGEVWRGYDTRADWVVAVKVLGGKAAGAATRERLRRHAQAVAKVIHPNVAMVLDVGEHDGAPFLVMEYLTGLSLGEELAAGGPMKIVDVCDLIGQASAGLDAAHRAGVVHGEIDPDSFRRAGSGVLKVVGFGLGDEEPSAIDGRYTAPERAAGGKAQAAGDVYALGCVCYELLAGRPPFEARERAAGTTPHGGAGAADGVSTEADGGAAAGDGTPVPPSAYRAEVPAELDRLVLAMIAEDPAARPSSGEAIRRSLAAIARPRVHPGATPVTGAAFRDGVVTGPARSAGGAGAAGAAHGGGPVAPGPGAVAGHGATEVYPLAGPGGLGSGGTGPDAGGPFGTGRDGAARAGDTAVYQAGDLEAERPSNRKLFVQLGVAVAAIVAVTVAMVMWAGGPENPVAVTTPSAAPTVSSQPSETPDLDTGPSPGTVITTLPDTDPPGSLRETPPAKATLGTEIPPGGWRTWLGRFDEAVSLQEGSGGINPQVAAKAREKILKANRKLDEGKPDATLDQIAEVYRDLQRAQQKGDMEPFGPLAEFMNEWRLPER from the coding sequence ATGTCCGACGCGACGGAGCGCGCGCCGTCCTTGGTCGCCGACCGGTACCGGCTTGACGAGCTCATCGGCAGCGGGCCCATCGGCGAGGTATGGCGGGGGTACGACACGCGGGCCGACTGGGTCGTGGCCGTGAAGGTGCTCGGCGGCAAGGCGGCCGGTGCCGCCACGCGGGAGCGGCTCAGGCGGCATGCTCAGGCCGTGGCCAAGGTGATCCATCCGAACGTGGCCATGGTGCTGGACGTCGGCGAGCACGATGGGGCGCCGTTCCTGGTGATGGAGTACCTCACCGGGCTCTCGCTGGGGGAGGAACTGGCCGCGGGCGGGCCCATGAAGATCGTCGACGTGTGTGATCTCATCGGGCAGGCGTCGGCCGGGCTCGACGCCGCGCACCGGGCCGGGGTGGTGCACGGGGAGATCGATCCCGACAGCTTCCGGAGGGCCGGGAGCGGGGTGCTCAAGGTCGTCGGGTTCGGGCTCGGTGACGAGGAGCCGTCCGCGATCGACGGCCGGTACACGGCACCCGAGCGGGCCGCCGGGGGGAAGGCGCAGGCTGCCGGGGACGTGTACGCGCTCGGGTGCGTCTGCTATGAGCTGCTCGCCGGCCGTCCGCCTTTCGAAGCGCGGGAGCGCGCTGCCGGGACCACTCCCCACGGGGGCGCCGGGGCGGCCGATGGCGTTTCCACGGAGGCCGATGGTGGCGCCGCTGCGGGGGATGGAACGCCTGTGCCGCCTAGCGCGTACCGGGCCGAGGTGCCCGCCGAGCTGGATCGGCTCGTGCTGGCCATGATCGCAGAGGATCCGGCGGCACGGCCGTCCAGTGGTGAGGCGATCCGGCGGTCGCTGGCCGCCATCGCCCGGCCGCGCGTCCACCCCGGCGCGACGCCTGTCACCGGCGCCGCCTTCCGCGACGGCGTGGTGACCGGGCCCGCGCGGTCCGCGGGCGGTGCAGGGGCGGCGGGTGCCGCGCACGGCGGCGGGCCGGTGGCGCCCGGGCCGGGAGCCGTCGCGGGGCACGGGGCCACCGAGGTATACCCGCTGGCCGGACCAGGCGGGCTCGGGTCAGGTGGCACCGGGCCGGATGCCGGTGGGCCGTTCGGCACCGGGCGGGATGGTGCGGCGCGGGCCGGTGACACCGCCGTATACCAGGCCGGGGACCTGGAGGCGGAGCGGCCGTCCAACCGGAAGCTCTTCGTGCAGCTCGGCGTGGCCGTGGCGGCCATCGTGGCGGTGACGGTGGCCATGGTCATGTGGGCCGGAGGCCCGGAGAACCCCGTTGCGGTGACCACGCCGAGCGCCGCGCCCACCGTGTCCTCGCAGCCCAGCGAGACCCCGGACCTGGACACCGGCCCGTCCCCCGGCACGGTGATCACAACCCTGCCTGACACCGACCCGCCCGGCTCCCTTCGCGAGACGCCGCCCGCCAAGGCGACCCTCGGGACGGAGATCCCGCCGGGCGGATGGCGTACGTGGCTGGGGAGATTCGATGAGGCGGTGTCGCTGCAGGAGGGCTCCGGCGGGATCAACCCACAGGTCGCCGCCAAGGCCCGCGAGAAGATCCTGAAGGCCAACAGGAAACTCGACGAGGGAAAGCCGGACGCGACGCTCGACCAGATCGCGGAGGTGTACCGCGACCTGCAGCGCGCCCAGCAGAAGGGGGACATGGAGCCGTTCGGGCCGTTGGCGGAGTTCATGAACGAATGGCGGCTGCCGGAGAGGTGA
- a CDS encoding M24 family metallopeptidase: MSFDYPARRARLAALLPDHEVHALLVTSPVNVQYLTGLASSNAAVLVRADGSALLATDNRYIDKARTLDVPVVEAPDVAGTLAEPGAGIEAAIMSVATYRRLGEGLVPLGPVVEVLRAAKDDGELELLRTACAITDQAFADISGKIIPGITERDLARLLENRMIELGADKPAFDTIVAAGENGATPHHAPTDRPLRAGDLVTMDFGARYQGYHADMTRTVSLGPPAAWQREVYDLVAQAQRAGRQALAPGAESRDVDAAARTVIEDAGYGDRFRHGLGHGVGLEIHEEPFLGPARTGRLEDRVPITVEPGVYLPGRGGVRIEDTLVTREGGPELFTKTTKELLVL; this comes from the coding sequence GTGTCCTTTGACTACCCGGCGCGCCGGGCCCGGCTGGCCGCGCTCCTGCCCGACCACGAGGTCCACGCCCTGCTCGTCACCTCGCCGGTCAACGTCCAGTACCTGACGGGCCTGGCCAGCTCGAACGCGGCGGTGCTGGTCAGGGCCGACGGGTCGGCGCTCCTGGCGACCGACAACCGCTACATCGACAAGGCCAGGACGCTGGACGTGCCGGTGGTCGAGGCGCCGGACGTGGCGGGCACGCTCGCCGAGCCGGGCGCCGGGATCGAGGCGGCGATCATGAGCGTGGCCACGTACCGGCGGCTGGGCGAAGGGCTGGTGCCGCTGGGCCCGGTGGTGGAGGTGCTGCGGGCGGCCAAGGACGACGGTGAGCTGGAGCTGCTCCGTACGGCCTGCGCGATCACCGACCAGGCATTCGCCGATATATCAGGAAAAATCATCCCTGGCATCACCGAACGCGACCTCGCCCGGCTCCTCGAGAACCGCATGATCGAGCTGGGCGCCGACAAGCCCGCGTTCGACACGATCGTCGCCGCGGGCGAGAACGGCGCGACACCGCACCACGCCCCCACGGACCGGCCGTTGCGCGCCGGCGACCTGGTGACCATGGACTTCGGCGCCCGATACCAGGGCTACCACGCCGACATGACGAGGACCGTCAGCCTCGGCCCGCCCGCCGCCTGGCAGCGCGAGGTCTACGACCTGGTCGCCCAGGCGCAGCGCGCGGGCCGGCAGGCGCTCGCCCCCGGCGCCGAGTCCAGGGACGTGGACGCGGCCGCCCGCACCGTCATCGAGGACGCGGGCTACGGCGACCGCTTCAGGCACGGTCTGGGTCACGGCGTCGGCTTGGAGATCCACGAGGAGCCGTTCCTGGGCCCCGCGCGGACCGGTAGACTTGAGGATCGAGTTCCGATCACCGTCGAGCCTGGGGTCTACCTTCCAGGCCGGGGAGGGGTTCGCATCGAGGACACCCTCGTGACACGTGAGGGCGGACCGGAACTTTTCACGAAGACGACCAAGGAGCTGCTCGTCCTTTAG
- the efp gene encoding elongation factor P has protein sequence MATTNDLKNGMVLKLDGGELWAVVEFQHVKPGKGGAFVRTKLKNVLSGKVVDKTFNAGVKVDVANVDKREMQYSYKDGDDFVFMDTETYDMVNVPSATVGTAANYMLENTLATVAFNEGAALYVDLPAAVELTIANTEPGLQGDRSTGGTKPATLETGAEIKVPLFITTGEKVKVDTRSGEYLGRA, from the coding sequence GTGGCGACGACCAACGACCTCAAGAACGGCATGGTGCTGAAGCTCGACGGCGGTGAGCTCTGGGCCGTTGTGGAGTTCCAGCACGTCAAGCCGGGCAAGGGCGGCGCGTTCGTGCGCACCAAGCTCAAGAACGTGCTCTCCGGCAAGGTCGTCGACAAGACCTTCAACGCCGGCGTCAAGGTCGACGTGGCCAACGTCGACAAGCGCGAGATGCAGTATTCGTACAAGGACGGCGACGACTTCGTGTTCATGGACACCGAGACCTACGACATGGTCAACGTGCCCAGCGCCACGGTCGGCACCGCCGCCAACTACATGCTGGAGAACACCCTGGCCACGGTGGCCTTCAACGAGGGCGCCGCGCTCTACGTGGACCTGCCCGCCGCCGTCGAGCTGACCATCGCCAACACCGAGCCGGGCCTGCAGGGCGACCGCTCCACCGGCGGCACCAAGCCCGCCACGCTGGAGACCGGCGCCGAGATCAAGGTCCCGCTGTTCATCACCACCGGCGAAAAGGTCAAGGTCGACACCCGCAGCGGCGAATACCTCGGCCGGGCCTGA
- the nusB gene encoding transcription antitermination factor NusB, with amino-acid sequence MSARGKARRRALDILFEAELRGEDPLKILAERVERQEPPVNEYTSTIVEGVARHHARIDELLTTYAEGWTLDRMPAVDRNLLRGGTYELLWMPGVPEGVVISEWVHLAGELSTDESPQFVNGLLARFKQLKPSLTL; translated from the coding sequence GTGTCGGCACGCGGCAAAGCACGCAGGCGGGCACTCGACATCCTCTTCGAGGCCGAGCTGCGCGGCGAGGATCCGCTGAAGATCCTCGCCGAGCGCGTGGAGCGGCAGGAACCCCCGGTGAACGAATACACCTCGACCATCGTCGAGGGCGTCGCCAGGCACCACGCGCGCATCGACGAGCTGCTCACCACCTACGCCGAGGGGTGGACGCTCGACCGCATGCCCGCCGTCGACCGCAACTTGCTGCGCGGGGGCACGTACGAGCTGTTGTGGATGCCCGGCGTGCCCGAGGGCGTGGTCATCAGCGAGTGGGTGCACCTGGCGGGGGAGCTCTCGACCGACGAGTCCCCGCAGTTCGTCAACGGACTGCTGGCCCGGTTCAAGCAACTCAAGCCAAGCCTCACCCTTTAG
- a CDS encoding MmcQ/YjbR family DNA-binding protein, which translates to MVTEDDVRRIALALPETGEKTMYGTPAFYVRGKWFARMGEDGDLLVLPVASEEEKAGLLAAEPATFCTTPHYDGYAVVLVRLGAVDAEELGELLADAWRLRAPKRLAADYDG; encoded by the coding sequence ATGGTGACCGAAGACGACGTCCGCCGGATCGCCCTGGCGCTGCCCGAGACGGGCGAGAAGACCATGTACGGCACCCCCGCCTTCTACGTGCGCGGCAAGTGGTTCGCCAGGATGGGGGAAGACGGCGACCTCCTGGTGCTGCCGGTGGCGAGCGAGGAGGAGAAGGCCGGACTGCTCGCGGCCGAGCCCGCCACGTTCTGCACCACTCCGCACTACGACGGGTACGCCGTCGTGCTGGTGCGGCTCGGCGCGGTGGACGCCGAGGAGCTGGGCGAGCTGCTGGCGGACGCGTGGCGGCTGCGCGCCCCGAAACGGCTGGCGGCCGACTACGACGGCTAG
- a CDS encoding methyltransferase domain-containing protein gives MRTAVVWDALRSVLAERTAATGRETLDIVDAGGGTGGFAVPLAARGHTVTVVDPSPDSLAALERRAKEKGVGVSALQGDAADLGELLNRDSTDLVLCHSVLEYVEDPISALTAVAGVLRRGGAVSVLAANPVASAIHRALVGHFDEARAVLDDPAGSWGDRDPTPRRFTAETLEELLIATGFAVGAIHGVRVFADLVPSRLVDGEPGAAEALVALEQAAATHPVLRDIATQLHVLGHRA, from the coding sequence GTGCGGACCGCCGTCGTCTGGGACGCGCTGCGGTCGGTGCTGGCCGAGCGGACGGCGGCCACGGGCCGCGAGACGCTCGACATCGTCGACGCCGGCGGCGGCACCGGCGGGTTCGCCGTGCCGCTGGCCGCGCGCGGCCACACCGTCACCGTCGTCGACCCCAGCCCCGACTCGCTGGCCGCGCTGGAGCGCCGGGCCAAGGAGAAGGGCGTGGGCGTCAGCGCCCTGCAGGGCGACGCCGCCGACCTGGGCGAGCTGCTCAACCGCGACAGCACCGATCTGGTGTTGTGCCACAGCGTGCTGGAATACGTCGAGGACCCCATCAGCGCGCTGACCGCCGTCGCGGGCGTGCTGCGCAGGGGTGGCGCGGTCAGTGTCCTGGCCGCCAACCCGGTCGCCAGCGCCATCCACCGGGCTCTGGTCGGCCACTTCGACGAGGCACGCGCGGTGCTGGACGACCCGGCCGGCAGCTGGGGCGACCGTGACCCCACGCCCCGGCGGTTCACGGCCGAGACCCTCGAGGAGTTGCTGATCGCGACCGGGTTCGCCGTCGGCGCCATCCACGGGGTGCGGGTCTTCGCCGACCTGGTGCCGAGCAGGCTCGTGGACGGGGAGCCCGGCGCCGCCGAGGCTCTCGTGGCGCTGGAGCAGGCCGCCGCGACCCATCCCGTGCTCAGGGACATCGCGACGCAGCTGCACGTCCTCGGGCACAGGGCCTGA
- the dinB gene encoding DNA polymerase IV, with protein sequence MSRKQITGIGPAPRTGVDDSGCPILHVDMDAFFASVELLERPELRGRPVIVGSPAGRGVVLSATYEARAFGVHSAMPMSRARRLCPQATIIPPGHGKYSEVSKGVMEIFHAITPLVEPIASDEAFLDVGGARRRLGPPAAVAAMIREQVLDRYGITCSVGVASSKFVAKLASKQCKPDGLLVVPADQVVDFLHPLPVSALWGVGERTEQSLVRLGIRTVGDLARVPPATLQRELGHAAGGHLAALAWGRDERPVSSHVPDKSIGNEETFATDVDDPEMIRRELLRLSERVAARMRKGGHVGRTVSVKLRRADFTTITRSRTLREATDVAQVIYATACELYRAAGLERVRLRLVGVRMENLRPAEEATHQLGLGERETGWREAEQAMDKAIRRFGPDAVLPASLVRGKLDEIET encoded by the coding sequence GTGTCTCGCAAGCAGATCACCGGCATCGGCCCCGCTCCGCGGACCGGGGTCGATGACAGCGGCTGCCCGATCCTGCACGTCGACATGGACGCCTTCTTCGCCAGCGTCGAGCTGCTCGAGCGCCCGGAGCTGCGCGGCCGCCCGGTGATCGTGGGCTCGCCCGCCGGGCGCGGCGTCGTGCTCAGCGCCACCTACGAGGCCAGGGCCTTCGGCGTGCATTCCGCGATGCCGATGAGCAGGGCACGCCGGCTGTGCCCGCAGGCCACGATCATCCCGCCCGGTCACGGGAAATACTCCGAGGTCTCCAAGGGCGTCATGGAGATCTTCCACGCGATCACCCCGCTGGTCGAGCCGATCGCGTCCGACGAGGCGTTCCTCGACGTCGGCGGCGCCAGGCGGCGGCTCGGCCCGCCCGCGGCCGTCGCCGCCATGATCAGGGAGCAGGTTCTCGACCGTTACGGCATCACTTGCTCCGTGGGCGTGGCCAGCAGCAAATTCGTGGCAAAGCTCGCCTCGAAGCAGTGCAAGCCCGACGGGCTGCTGGTGGTGCCCGCCGATCAGGTCGTGGACTTCCTCCATCCGCTGCCCGTGTCGGCCCTGTGGGGGGTCGGTGAGCGCACCGAGCAGTCCCTCGTACGCCTCGGCATCCGCACCGTGGGCGATCTGGCCAGAGTGCCTCCCGCGACGCTCCAGCGCGAGCTGGGCCACGCCGCGGGCGGTCACCTGGCGGCGCTGGCGTGGGGGCGCGACGAGCGGCCCGTCAGCTCCCACGTGCCCGACAAGAGCATCGGCAACGAGGAGACGTTCGCCACAGATGTCGACGACCCCGAGATGATCAGGCGGGAGCTGCTGCGCCTGTCCGAGCGGGTGGCCGCCAGGATGCGTAAGGGCGGACACGTGGGAAGAACTGTAAGTGTGAAGCTACGCCGAGCCGATTTCACCACGATCACCCGCTCGCGGACGCTACGCGAGGCGACGGACGTGGCCCAGGTGATTTACGCCACGGCCTGTGAGCTCTACCGGGCCGCGGGACTGGAGCGGGTGCGGCTGCGCCTGGTGGGGGTCAGGATGGAGAACCTGCGGCCCGCCGAGGAGGCCACCCATCAGCTGGGCTTGGGCGAGCGGGAGACCGGCTGGCGCGAGGCCGAGCAGGCCATGGACAAGGCGATCCGAAGATTCGGTCCCGATGCGGTGCTCCCGGCGTCGCTTGTACGTGGCAAGCTTGATGAAATAGAGACATAA
- a CDS encoding DUF3040 domain-containing protein translates to MPLSEHEQRLLDQIEQALYAEDPKWANTVRISDPRSHYKRRLIKAIIGFALGVVVMMVGVVMSGSALIPLGVGGFVVMLAACLWGLSSWKRMNGFGDSAPAPGTAAPPGKQARRGNRGNRGTFMERMEERWRRRHDER, encoded by the coding sequence GTGCCGCTCTCTGAGCACGAGCAGCGCTTGCTCGACCAGATCGAGCAGGCCCTCTACGCCGAGGACCCGAAGTGGGCCAACACCGTAAGGATCAGTGATCCGCGCAGCCATTACAAGCGTCGTCTGATCAAGGCCATCATCGGCTTTGCTCTGGGCGTCGTCGTCATGATGGTCGGCGTCGTGATGAGCGGCAGCGCTCTGATCCCGCTCGGCGTCGGCGGTTTCGTGGTCATGCTCGCCGCGTGTCTGTGGGGCCTGTCCAGTTGGAAACGCATGAATGGGTTCGGCGACTCCGCGCCGGCCCCCGGCACGGCGGCCCCACCGGGCAAGCAGGCCCGCCGGGGCAACCGGGGCAACCGGGGCACCTTCATGGAACGCATGGAAGAGCGCTGGCGCCGCCGCCACGACGAACGCTGA